From a single Pseudomonas cremoricolorata genomic region:
- a CDS encoding formate dehydrogenase subunit delta — MSTHDNLVKMANHIAHYFDSEPDRELAVQGLNQHLRSFWTPAMLKQLSEKAKGEAANDLDPLVLRALHSA, encoded by the coding sequence ATGAGTACGCATGACAACCTGGTGAAGATGGCCAACCACATCGCCCACTACTTCGACAGCGAGCCTGATCGCGAGCTGGCGGTGCAGGGGCTGAACCAGCACCTGCGCAGTTTCTGGACGCCAGCGATGCTCAAGCAGTTGAGCGAGAAGGCCAAGGGCGAGGCCGCCAATGACCTCGATCCGCTGGTACTGAGGGCGCTGCACAGCGCCTGA
- a CDS encoding methyl-accepting chemotaxis protein: protein MAGNMNDAAGRQREAVELVSTAFNEMVATANEVARSCSSAANAAESGHRRVAEGQQQIDVTTDSVNRLGERLSESSQAMLELEEGSRSINQILGTIRAIAEQTNLLALNAAIEAARAGDQGRGFAVVADEVRALAKRTSDSTTEIDQLLNTLASKTHEVSSKMDGCLELSRSSVASIERTRGSFEGIQQSVNEIRDQNLQISAAAEQQHSVAEEINRHIQQIYDEAQQVERLAHGAQSDSGRLSQLSGELDTLVGRFKS from the coding sequence ATGGCCGGCAACATGAACGATGCCGCCGGACGCCAGCGCGAGGCCGTCGAGCTGGTGTCCACCGCCTTCAACGAGATGGTCGCCACCGCCAATGAGGTGGCGCGCTCGTGCAGCAGCGCGGCCAATGCCGCAGAGAGCGGCCACCGCCGCGTCGCCGAGGGGCAGCAGCAGATCGATGTCACTACCGACAGCGTCAACCGCCTGGGCGAACGGCTCAGCGAGTCGTCTCAGGCCATGCTTGAGCTGGAAGAAGGCAGCCGCAGCATCAACCAGATACTCGGCACCATCCGTGCCATCGCCGAGCAGACCAACCTGCTCGCGCTGAATGCCGCCATCGAGGCCGCACGGGCCGGCGACCAGGGCCGGGGCTTTGCCGTGGTCGCCGATGAAGTGCGCGCGCTCGCCAAGCGCACGTCTGATTCCACCACTGAAATCGACCAGTTGCTCAACACCCTGGCGAGCAAGACCCACGAAGTATCGAGCAAGATGGACGGCTGCCTGGAGCTGTCGCGCAGCAGCGTCGCCTCCATCGAACGCACCCGCGGCAGTTTCGAGGGCATCCAGCAATCGGTGAACGAGATCCGCGACCAGAACCTGCAGATTTCCGCCGCCGCCGAGCAACAGCACAGCGTCGCCGAAGAGATCAACCGGCACATTCAACAGATCTACGACGAGGCGCAGCAGGTCGAACGCCTGGCCCATGGCGCGCAGAGCGATTCAGGCCGGCTTTCGCAACTGTCCGGCGAACTCGACACCCTGGTCGGGCGTTTCAAGTCCTGA
- a CDS encoding methyl-accepting chemotaxis protein, with the protein MRTNSVAAAINQLGAATQEIARNAADASQHASGASEQANDGRKVVDDAIGAMTSLSQKISESCQQIEVLNASTDEIGKILDVIKGISQQTNLLALNAAIEAARAGEAGRGFAVVADEVRNLAHRTQESAEEIHRMITSLQVGSREAVHTMHTSQVSSEQTVQVANQAGERLASVTQRIGEIDGMNQSVATATEEQTAVVESLNLDITQINALNQQGVENLNETLRHCDALSQQAGRLKQLVGSFGI; encoded by the coding sequence ATGCGCACCAACAGCGTCGCGGCGGCGATCAACCAGCTCGGCGCCGCCACCCAGGAAATCGCCCGCAACGCCGCCGACGCCTCGCAGCATGCCAGCGGTGCCAGCGAGCAGGCCAACGACGGCCGCAAGGTGGTCGACGACGCCATCGGCGCAATGACCAGCCTGTCGCAGAAGATCAGCGAATCGTGCCAGCAGATCGAAGTGCTCAACGCCAGCACCGACGAAATCGGCAAGATTCTCGACGTGATCAAGGGCATCTCCCAGCAGACCAACCTGCTGGCGCTCAACGCCGCCATCGAAGCCGCGCGCGCCGGGGAAGCCGGACGTGGTTTCGCCGTGGTCGCCGATGAAGTGCGCAACCTGGCCCACCGCACCCAGGAATCGGCCGAAGAAATCCACCGCATGATCACCAGCCTGCAAGTCGGCTCACGCGAGGCAGTGCACACCATGCATACCAGCCAAGTGTCCAGCGAGCAGACCGTGCAGGTCGCCAACCAGGCGGGCGAGCGCCTGGCCAGCGTGACCCAGCGCATCGGTGAAATCGACGGCATGAACCAGTCCGTGGCCACCGCCACCGAAGAGCAGACCGCCGTGGTCGAGAGCCTCAACCTGGACATCACCCAGATCAACGCCCTCAATCAGCAAGGGGTGGAAAACCTCAACGAAACCCTGCGCCATTGCGACGCGTTGAGCCAACAGGCGGGGCGCCTCAAGCAACTGGTCGGCAGCTTCGGCATCTGA
- a CDS encoding sulfite exporter TauE/SafE family protein, with the protein MDVGSFGFTIAGLIVGFIVGMTGVGGGSLMTPILLWFGINPATAVGTDLLYAAITKASGVWVHGRNKNIDWKITGWLSLGSVPAAALTLWFLSTLHADTSALNAIIKQGLAVVLILTALAILFKSRLQAFANRHAGDHYHLSDRTLNILTVITGVVLGIMVTLTSIGAGALGTVALFLLYPFLVTRRLVGTEIAHAVPLTLVAGLGHASMGNMDWSLLGYLLLGSLPGIYLGSHLTGRISDAVLRPCLAGMLLLIGCKLAF; encoded by the coding sequence ATGGATGTAGGTTCTTTCGGTTTCACCATTGCAGGGCTGATCGTAGGTTTCATCGTCGGCATGACCGGCGTCGGCGGCGGTTCACTGATGACCCCGATCCTGCTCTGGTTCGGCATCAACCCCGCAACCGCAGTGGGCACTGACCTGCTCTACGCCGCCATCACCAAGGCCAGTGGCGTCTGGGTCCATGGCCGCAACAAGAACATCGACTGGAAGATCACCGGCTGGCTGAGCCTGGGCAGCGTGCCTGCCGCAGCCCTGACGCTGTGGTTCCTAAGTACCCTGCACGCCGACACCTCGGCGCTCAACGCCATCATCAAGCAAGGCCTGGCGGTGGTACTGATCCTCACCGCGCTGGCGATCCTGTTCAAATCCCGTCTGCAAGCCTTCGCCAATCGCCACGCCGGCGATCACTACCACCTGAGCGACCGCACCCTGAACATCCTCACCGTGATCACCGGTGTGGTGCTCGGCATCATGGTCACCCTGACCTCCATCGGCGCCGGCGCGCTGGGCACGGTGGCGCTGTTCCTGCTCTATCCATTCCTGGTCACCCGCCGCCTGGTGGGCACGGAAATCGCCCACGCCGTGCCGCTGACCCTGGTCGCAGGCCTAGGCCACGCCAGCATGGGCAACATGGACTGGTCGCTGCTCGGCTATCTGCTGCTCGGCTCGCTGCCGGGTATCTACCTGGGTAGCCACCTCACCGGGCGTATCTCTGACGCGGTGCTGCGCCCGTGCCTGGCCGGCATGCTGTTGCTGATCGGCTGCAAGCTGGCCTTCTGA